The Longimicrobiaceae bacterium region CGCACACCAGCCCAGGAGGACGGATGCCAGGCTGCGGCCCACCTGCGCGGCGAAGGCCAGGTTCTCCAGCCCGTCCAGCGCGGGGATGACGCGCGCGGCGCGGCGGTCGCCCAGACGCGCGGTCTGCTCGATGCGGGTGCGGCGAACGGCGATGAGGGAGAACTCGGCGGCGGCGAGAAGGGCGTTGGCCGCGATCAGGGAGAGGGCCAAGAAGAGCGTCAGGCCCGTACTGGCAGGGTCGGAATCCATAGGCGGGAGGGGGGTGCCGGAGGCCCCGGTGAGCCCAGGGCCTCCATGTTCTTCGGAGGTGCTGCCTTACGCCGCGCTGGCCTCGAGGTGCGCTTCCGCGTCCTCGGCGTCCTCGGGCTGCGCCTCGATGTCGGTGGCGTGGGCCTCCGCTTCGGTGGCGTCTTCTTCCTCCGCCTCGGCCTTGGCCGGGGCGTTGGCGATCACGGGGCTGCAGAAGCGCAGGCCGATCGCCTTCAGCTCGTCGAGCTGGTCCTTGCTCAGCGACGGGTACCGCTCGCCGATGAACTCCACTGTATCGTCCATCCACTCCACCTGCTGCTCCTGCGTGGCGCGGAGCACCCCGCAGCGGTGTACGTGGCTGAAAAGCTCGTTGCGCGCGTCGTCCATCTCGGTGGCACGCGGCTGCTGCTGCTGTGGCTTGCGTTCTTTCGTCCGGCTCAAAAATGCCTCCTCGTTGGGCGAATCACTCCCCCGCGCGCGAGGGACGATCTGGTATTGGTTGATAGCCAAGTAATATAACGCATTTGCCCCCAGGGCGAAACCTCCGGGACCCTCGCGCCCCGGGCGGTCCGGCGCTTGCGTTCCGCGGGCGCGCTCCCCTCCCGGATACCACGCGCACGCCGCGATGATCCTCACGCGTCCCCTGCCCCGCCCGCCGTTCGCAACCGCCGCGCCCGCCGCAGCGCACCCCGGCCGCCAGCCCGCGCCCGTGCTACGCTCGCTACGCGACGTGGGCCCGTACCGCATCCACTCGCTGGAGGCGGGCGAGGGCGACGAGTGCGTCGTGCTCCTGCACGGCCTGTCGGGCTCTTCGCGCTGGTGGGACCGCAATGTGGCGGACTTCGCGGGGCGCTTCCGCGTGCTCGTGCCCGACATGATCGGCTTCGGGCGTTCGCGGCTCACGGGGCCGCTGCCGGACATGGCGGGCGCGGCCGCGGTGCTGGCGGACTGGATGGAGGCCGCGGGCGCCGGCCGCGTGCACCTGGTGGGACACTCGATGGGCGGCCAGCTCGCCATCCACCTCGCGGCGCGCTTCCCGGAGCGCATCTCCCGTCTCGTGCTCGCCGACGCATCGGGAATCCCCCGGCCGCTCAGCGCACGCAGCCTGATCCGCTTCGCGCGCGACGTGGCGCCGCCCGCGCGCTGGGGCGACCCGGCGTTCATCCCCGTGATCGTGGGCGACGCGTTCAAGAGCGGCCCGCTCACCATCCTGCGCGCCCTGGGCAACATCGTGCGCGACGACGTGCGGCCGCTGCTGCCGCGCATCCAGGCGCCCACGCTGCTGGTGTGGGGCGAGCGCGACGCGCTGGTGCCGGTTCGCTGCGGACGCGAGATGCGGAAGACGATCCCCAACTCCCGCCTGGTGGTCATCCCCCGCGCCGCGCACAACCCCATGGTGGACCGCCCGGCAGAGTTCGCGGCGGCCGTCCTCCCCTTCCTGGCCGGCGTTGAGGTCGGCCAGTGACGGGAGATGCGGACCGGGCGTTCGCGCGCGCCGCAGCGGACTGGAGCGCGACGAAGCGCGTGCGCGCCGGGCGGTGGAACGTGCGGTATCGCGAGGCGGGAGAGGGGCCGCCCCTGGTGCTCGTGCACGGCCTGGGCGTGAGCTGCGACTACTGGTGGCGCAACGGCCCCGCGCTCGCCGCCGCGGGCTTCCGCGTCCTCGCGCCGGACCTGCCCGGGTTCGGGCGGACGGACGGGCCGGCGTGGGGGCTCACCGTGCCGGACCAGGCGGAGGCGGTGGATTGCTGGGCACGGGAGATGGGCATCGGCCCGGCGGCGTACGCGGGCCACTCGCTCTCGTGCCAGGCCGTCGTCCACCTCGCGGCGGAGCGCCCGGAACGCGTCTCCGCCCTCGTCCTCGCGTCGCCGACCGGCGACCGGCGCAGCTGGCGGATGACGCGCGAGCTGCTGTCGTTCGCGGCGGACGTGCCGCGCGAGTCGTGGCGCCTGATTCCCATCGTCGCCCAGGCGTACCTGCGGACGAATCCGCTGCGGTACTGGAGGACGTGGCACTCCGCGGGCGACGACGACCCATTTCTTGCCCTGCCCTCCGTCCGTGCCCCCGCTCTCGTCGTCGTGGGCGAGCGCGACCCCGTCGTCCCGGTCGACTTCGCGCGGGCGCTGGCGGACGGGCTGCGGGACGGGCGCCTCGTCACCATCCCGAGCGGCGCGCACGCCGTCATCTTCGGCACCGCCGACGCCTTCAACCGCGAAGTGGTGGCGTTCCTTCGTTCGGCTCTTCGTCCGCCGCGCTGACGGTGTACGGCGGGCCGTAGTGGCGCTGGAGCCAGGCGGCCAGGCCGTCCAGGCCGGGAAAGAGCACGCGCTCCGTCACGTTCGCCTGGTCCAGCTTGTCGCGCACCTCGCCCTTGATGCGGGCGGGAATGCGAACGCGGCGGTACAGCTCCGGCCGCTGGGCCAGCCAGCCGTCCAGCGTCTCGCTGGGGCTGGAGAGCACGGAGAACATGGCGTACTGGTTGATGATGCGCGCATCCACCGACGGCGGTTCGAAGAAGATGGCGAACGGCTCCCCGCTCAGCGCGTCGAAGCGGTCCAGCGAGCCCACCAGGTCCTCCAGCATCCCCACCGTGAAGGTGTAGGCGCCCACCTCCTCCAGCGCATCGCGCAGCAGCGCGGGGATGTGCTTGTGCGAGCGCACGTAGTCCACGCACCACACCACGCCGTCGCGCTCGCACTTGGCACGGTCGGCCGTGGCGAAGTGCAGCGCCACCAGCGGCGAGTACGTCCAGTCCAGCAGCCGCGTGGGCAGCCGGTGGTGCTGCCCGATGGTGAGCCACTTCCACTCCGAGTAGTCCAGCCCCACGTCACCGAGCGTGCCGTACTTCTGGAAGTTGCGGATCAGGTGCCCTTCCAGCTGCGGATACGGCGCGCCGAGCCGCATGAGGCTCGTCTTCAGGTCGTGCTCGGCATCGGAGACGCCGCGGAACGCCAGGCTGGAGCGGAAGCGCCCCAGCTCCGGCTGCCACGAGTCGCGCATCAGCAGCTCCATCGCGTGCTCGAAGCTCCGCGCCGTCTCCTCCGGATGGCCGCACCCATGCGTTTCGGTTCTGTTGATGTCGTAAGTCGCGTGCGGCGCGGCCCGCCAACGAATGTCGTTAGACGGATCCCGGAGTCGGCGAGAGGAACGGGCGGGAACGTCGATGAACGGATGCACATCGTTTCGTTGGATGCGCATCCTCGCGCCCATCGCGGAGATGCGGGAGATCGCCTCTCATCCACCGAACCGGCCGCTTCGACCGGAACGCGTGAGCGGACACATCGTCCCACGCCCGCAGCCTTCGGGCGCCGAACCCGGACGCAGCGAACCCCCGCGGCTCGTCGGACGACGGGCCACGGGGGTCCTGAAACGCAAGTCACGGTCGCACCGCGTCACAGCGGGCCGTCCGAATGCCTGCTGGAACGGCGGGTTCTAGCGGGATGGACGCCTGCCCGCAGTGTGCCCGGCGGGCAGACGTCCGCTGGTCAGAGCAGGGCCCGCACGAGGGTGAGGGTCGGCGCGGAGTAGACGAGCGTCTGGCTCCGGCCCGTCTGGAACCCGCTCAGCGTCCCGTTCGAGTACGTCACCGGCGGGCGTGCTTCGGCGAGCGTCACCGCGTAGTACGGTCCGAAGCGAAAGACCGTCGCCACGTAGTTCCCCTCGTTGCCGGCAGCCCATGTCGTGTTGTACTGGCGCATGTACGCCACCGCCACCGCCAGCACCTGTGTGCAGATGGAGTCGGTATGCACCACGTAGCTCGAATCGCTCGCCGAAAGAAGCTGGATCGCGGTTCCCCGCACGTCGGCCTGGTTCTGGTCGGACGAGTAGAACAGGGGCGCCAGCGCGGTCCGTGACTGCTCCGCGTACGATGCCGTTCTCGCACATCCCTGCTGGGCTCGGGCGGGCACGGCGGCCAGCGTGAGGAGCGCAACGAGTGTCAGAAGTTTCATGGTCATCTCAGGGGCACGTGGGGTTTTTGGCG contains the following coding sequences:
- a CDS encoding alpha/beta hydrolase, yielding MILTRPLPRPPFATAAPAAAHPGRQPAPVLRSLRDVGPYRIHSLEAGEGDECVVLLHGLSGSSRWWDRNVADFAGRFRVLVPDMIGFGRSRLTGPLPDMAGAAAVLADWMEAAGAGRVHLVGHSMGGQLAIHLAARFPERISRLVLADASGIPRPLSARSLIRFARDVAPPARWGDPAFIPVIVGDAFKSGPLTILRALGNIVRDDVRPLLPRIQAPTLLVWGERDALVPVRCGREMRKTIPNSRLVVIPRAAHNPMVDRPAEFAAAVLPFLAGVEVGQ
- a CDS encoding FRG domain-containing protein; translation: MELLMRDSWQPELGRFRSSLAFRGVSDAEHDLKTSLMRLGAPYPQLEGHLIRNFQKYGTLGDVGLDYSEWKWLTIGQHHRLPTRLLDWTYSPLVALHFATADRAKCERDGVVWCVDYVRSHKHIPALLRDALEEVGAYTFTVGMLEDLVGSLDRFDALSGEPFAIFFEPPSVDARIINQYAMFSVLSSPSETLDGWLAQRPELYRRVRIPARIKGEVRDKLDQANVTERVLFPGLDGLAAWLQRHYGPPYTVSAADEEPNEGTPPLRG
- a CDS encoding alpha/beta hydrolase, with the translated sequence MTGDADRAFARAAADWSATKRVRAGRWNVRYREAGEGPPLVLVHGLGVSCDYWWRNGPALAAAGFRVLAPDLPGFGRTDGPAWGLTVPDQAEAVDCWAREMGIGPAAYAGHSLSCQAVVHLAAERPERVSALVLASPTGDRRSWRMTRELLSFAADVPRESWRLIPIVAQAYLRTNPLRYWRTWHSAGDDDPFLALPSVRAPALVVVGERDPVVPVDFARALADGLRDGRLVTIPSGAHAVIFGTADAFNREVVAFLRSALRPPR